Proteins found in one Sorghum bicolor cultivar BTx623 chromosome 1, Sorghum_bicolor_NCBIv3, whole genome shotgun sequence genomic segment:
- the LOC8081860 gene encoding FAD-linked sulfhydryl oxidase ERV1 isoform X1 — protein MPLPGWNPLAPVLQTVAAFSRHILIAPDAGPDDHRLRPLLALSLSPPSPAPPRPEVLNLKKDKDAKEAPLTKEEVGRATWMLLHTIAAQFPDEPTRQQKRDAKELMHIISRLYPCKECADHFKEVLKSNPVQAGSQAEFSQWLCYVHNVVNRSLGKPIFPCQRVTARWGKLDCPERSCDLEGNIDIMPNR, from the exons ATGCCACTGCCGGGCTGGAATCCGCTGGCGCCCGTACTCCAGACCGTCGCCGCCTTCTCCCGCCACATCCTCATCGCCCCCGACGCCGGCCCCGATGACCACCGCCTCCGCCCCCTCCTAGCGCTCTCCCTCTCCCCGCCTTCGCCGGCACCACCGCGGCCGGAGGTTCTCAATCTCAAG AAGGATAAGGATGCCAAGGAGGCGCCCCTGACGAAGGAGGAGGTCGGCCGGGCCACGTGGATGCTGCTTCACACCATCGCAGCGCAG TTCCCTGACGAACCCACGAGGCAGCAAAAGCGGGATGCAAAGGAGTTG ATGCATATAATCTCGAGGCTATATCCTTGCAAAGAATGTGCTGATCACTTCAAGGAAGTTTTGAA ATCAAATCCTGTGCAGGCTGGATCTCAGGCTGAATTCTCCCAGTGGTTATGTTACGTGCACAACGTGGTTAATCGAAG cCTTGGGAAGCCAATATTTCCCTGCCAAAGAGTAACTGCGCGATGGGGTAAGCTCGATTGCCCTGAGCGCTCGTGTGATCTAGAAGGCAACATCGACATCATGCCAAACCGATGA
- the LOC8054224 gene encoding BTB/POZ domain-containing protein At5g67385 isoform X2 codes for MSQEFPSDITIQVGEATFNLHKLPLASRCDYIRKQVSGINGSRVTHIDLTGMPGGAAAFELVIKFCYGENFEITEDNVAMLRCAAEHLEMTDDSMGGNLAARTEAYLEAVALTSLAGAVTVLRRSEDLLPVSEEVDLVGRCVDAIAYIACNDSQFSMPMGSNTNGNAGMDVSSFKAIDDWLADELTSLRIDTFQRVLIAMKAKGFKGIALATLIMLYAQKSLRRLDTHGREKEKMDPRQEHEKRVVLETIVSLLPKEKNSLSVSFLSMLLRAALCLDTTLACRLDLEKRMAAQLGQAVLDDLLIPSSSPDAGTTFDVDAVQRILVGYLEHEAEAARLDYNTDDDFISTASPPPNDVGMVGRLLESYLAEIASDVDLPIDKFTGLAEMIPERARFNEDGMYRAIDIYLKAHPHLSEAGRKKVCRVMDCQKLSREACAHAAQNDRLPVQTVVQVLYHEQRRLREAPKHAPPPSGVSSFYGGESRAPSPPYRPAPTPSLQGRHARTVLDEVSRLQRENEELKMELLRMKMHMREPPAALPQPSGAPPPGRRPPPKKAAGGSGGFMNNVSKKLGRLNPFLRLDAVGTEPPKDRRRRRSIEW; via the exons ATGTCACAAGAATTCCCAAGCGATATTACCATCCAGGTTGGGGAGGCGACCTTCAACTTGCACAAG CTCCCGTTGGCATCGAGGTGCGACTACATACGGAAGCAGGTGTCGGGGATCAACGGCTCCAGGGTCACCCACATCGACCTCACGGGCATGCCGGGCGGCGCCGCGGCGTTCGAGCTCGTCATCAAGTTCTGCTACGGCGAGAACTTCGAGATCACGGAGGACAACGTCGCCATGCTGCGGTGCGCCGCCGAGCACCTGGAGATGACCGACGACAGCATGGGCGGGAACCTGGCCGCCAGGACGGAGGCCTACCTGGAGGCCGTGGCGCTGACGAGCCTCGCGGGCGCGGTCACCGTGCTCCGGAGGTCGGAGGACCTCCTCCCGGTGTCCGAGGAGGTGGACCTCGTCGGCAGGTGCGTCGACGCCATCGCGTACATCGCCTGCAACGACAGCCAGTTCAGCATGCCCATGGGCAGCAACACGAACGGTAACGCCGGCATGGACGTGTCGTCGTTCAAGGCCATCGATGACTGGTTGGCTGACGAGCTGACGTCGCTGCGGATTGACACGTTCCAGAGAGTCCTCATTGCCATGAAGGCGAAGGGATTCAAGGGCATTGCTCTGGCCACGCTCATCATGCTCTATGCTCAGAAGTCGCTGCGAAGACTG GACACACACGGGAGGGAGAAGGAAAAGATGGACCCGAGGCAGGAACACGAGAAGCGTGTGGTTCTTGAAACCATCGTGAGCCTGCTGCCGAAGGAGAAGAACTCCCTGTCCGTGAGCTTCCTCTCGATGCTGCTTCGGGCAGCGCTGTGCCTGGACACGACCCTGGCGTGCCGGCTCGACCTCGAGAAGCGCATGGCCGCGCAGCTCGGGCAGGCCGTGCTGGACGACCTCCTGATCCCGTCCTCCTCGCCCGACGCCGGCACCACGTTCGACGTCGACGCGGTCCAGAGGATCCTGGTCGGGTACCTGGAGCACGAGGCCGAGGCGGCCCGGCTGGACTACAACACCGACGACGACTTCATCTCGACGGCGTCGCCGCCGCCCAACGACGTTGGAATGGTCGGCAGGCTCCTGGAGTCGTACCTGGCCGagatcgcctcggacgtcgaccTGCCCATTGACAAGTTCACCGGCCTTGCCGAGATGATCCCGGAACGCGCCAGGTTCAACGAGGACGGCATGTACCGTGCCATCGACATCTACTTGAAG GCGCATCCGCATCTGAGCGAGGCCGGGCGGAAGAAGGTGTGCCGGGTGATGGACTGCCAGAAGCTGTCGCGCGAGGCGTGCGCGCACGCGGCGCAGAACGACAGGCTGCCAGTGCAGACGGTGGTGCAGGTCCTCTACCACGAGCAGCGGCGCCTGCGCGAGGCCCCTAAgcacgcgccgccgccgagcggCGTGTCGTCGTTCTACGGCGGCGAGTCCCGGGCCCCGTCGCCGCCATACAGGCCGGCGCCGACGCCGAGCCTCCAGGGCCGGCACGCCCGGACCGTGCTGGACGAGGTGTCGCGGCTGCAGCGGGAGAACGAGGAGCTCAAGATGGAGCTGCTGCGGATGAAGATGCACATGAGGGAGCCGCCCGCGGCGCTCCCGCAGCCCAGCGGCGCTCCACCGCCGgggcgccgcccgccgccgaaGAAGGCCGCGGGTGGCAGCGGGGGCTTCATGAACAACGTGTCCAAGAAGCTCGGGCGGCTGAACCCGTTCCTGCGGCTTGATGCCGTGGGCACGGAGCCGCCCAAGGATCGGAGACGGAGGCGCTCCATCGAATGGTGA
- the LOC8081860 gene encoding FAD-linked sulfhydryl oxidase ERV1 isoform X3, giving the protein MPLPGWNPLAPVLQTVAAFSRHILIAPDAGPDDHRLRPLLALSLSPPSPAPPRPEVLNLKFPDEPTRQQKRDAKELMHIISRLYPCKECADHFKEVLKSNPVQAGSQAEFSQWLCYVHNVVNRSLGKPIFPCQRVTARWGKLDCPERSCDLEGNIDIMPNR; this is encoded by the exons ATGCCACTGCCGGGCTGGAATCCGCTGGCGCCCGTACTCCAGACCGTCGCCGCCTTCTCCCGCCACATCCTCATCGCCCCCGACGCCGGCCCCGATGACCACCGCCTCCGCCCCCTCCTAGCGCTCTCCCTCTCCCCGCCTTCGCCGGCACCACCGCGGCCGGAGGTTCTCAATCTCAAG TTCCCTGACGAACCCACGAGGCAGCAAAAGCGGGATGCAAAGGAGTTG ATGCATATAATCTCGAGGCTATATCCTTGCAAAGAATGTGCTGATCACTTCAAGGAAGTTTTGAA ATCAAATCCTGTGCAGGCTGGATCTCAGGCTGAATTCTCCCAGTGGTTATGTTACGTGCACAACGTGGTTAATCGAAG cCTTGGGAAGCCAATATTTCCCTGCCAAAGAGTAACTGCGCGATGGGGTAAGCTCGATTGCCCTGAGCGCTCGTGTGATCTAGAAGGCAACATCGACATCATGCCAAACCGATGA
- the LOC8081862 gene encoding QWRF motif-containing protein 2 produces the protein MVAAAAAATAPDPAHHSRPPLTPALDKPNSAAARRNSQRSNKPVSSRYLSAAAAASPASSTSSSTSSSSSSSSRRSLSAQRTRASTPPPQHSTSPTTITASASAASATATTMRSLSVSFQGESFFYKTSRAPRASSPSSPAARRGPTPERRKSVSSVPEAENARPSGRWPAAKPKASDPLARSLDCSLDRKDSILAAVHLLRRSMAFDSTTSLSPSDPAVAAAPDLSASSDTDSVSSGSNSGAGDPPRRGISVPARFWQETNSRLRRLPEPGLPLPSSGRRSFSDSPMSPRLPGRSPSPCRGSRGAASPSRGRSGEVSPNGHMVQAPANAPSIISFAAEVRRAKKGENRIEEAHRLRLLDNRHLQWRCINARTDATLLVQSFTAEKTLHSAWKEISRLRDIVSTRRSRLQLQKQKLKLFAILRGQMSYLEDWSHIEKHHSSALSAAIKALKASTLRLPVVDGAKADAQAVKEAVNSAVDVMHTMTSSICNLLSKVEGTSSVVSELAKLATQEQMLLDQSKDLLSTVAAIHVKNCSLQTHMLQRNQKQIPTQL, from the exons ATGGTGgctgccgcggcggcggccaccGCGCCAGATCCGGCCCACCACTCGCGCCCGCCGCTCACGCCGGCGCTCGACAAGCCCAACTCCGCCGCCGCGCGGAGGAACTCGCAGCGCTCCAACAAGCCCGTCTCATCCAGGTAcctgtccgccgccgccgccgcgtccccGGCCTCCTCCACTtcgtcctccacgtcgtcgtctTCTTCGTCCTCGTCGCGCCGCTCTCTCTCAGCGCAGCGCACCCGGGCGTCCACTCCGCCGCCGCAGCACTCCACGTCGCCCACCACCATCACAGCGTCGGCGTCGGCAGCATCCGCTACTGCGACCACGATGCGGAGCCTCTCCGTGTCGTTCCAAGGGGAGTCCTTCTTCTACAAGACGTCGCGCGCCCCGCGGGCCTCGTCGCCGTCCTCACCGGCAGCGCGCCGCGGGCCCACGCCGGAGCGCAGGAAGAGCGTCTCCTCCGTGCCGGAGGCCGAGAACGCGCGGCCGTCGGGACGATGGCCGGCGGCGAAGCCCAAGGCGTCGGACCCGCTCGCGCGCAGCCTCGACTGCAGCCTCGACCGCAAGGACTCCATCCTCGCCGCCGTTCACCTCCTCCGTCGCTCTATGGCCTTCGACTCCACCACATCCCTCTCGCCGTCCGACCCGGCAGTTGCAGCCGCTCCAGACCTCTCCGCGTCCTCCGACACCGACAGCGTCTCATCTGGTAGCAACTCAGGCGCCGGTGATCCCCCGCGCCGCGGCATCAGCGTGCCGGCGAGGTTCTGGCAGGAAACCAACAGCCGCCTGCGCCGGCTTCCAGAGCCCGGGCTGCCGCTACCGTCGTCTGGCCGGAGGTCGTTTTCAGACAGCCCAATGTCACCGAGGCTGCCAGGCCGGTCTCCATCTCCATGCCGTGGAAGCAGGGGTGCCGCGAGTCCATCAAGAGGGCGCAGTGGGGAGGTGTCGCCAAATGGGCATATGGTGCAGGCTCCAGCAAATGCGCCGTCTATCATCAGCTTTGCAGCAGAGGTGAGAAGGGCGAAAAAGGGCGAGAACAGAATTGAGGAGGCACACAGATTGCGGCTGCTGGACAATCGGCATTTGCAGTGGCGATGCATCAACGCTCGGACAGATGCAACGCTTCTGGTGCAGAGCTTCACTGCTGAG AAAACCCTTCACAGTGCATGGAAAGAAATATCAAGATTGCGTGACATCGTCAGCACCAGAAGGAGCAGACTCCAGCTTCAAAAGCAAAAACTCAAGCTGTTTGCTATTCTTAGGGGACAG ATGTCATATCTAGAGGACTGGTCTCACATTGAAAAACATCATTCAAGTGCTTTATCAGCAGCCATCAAAGCTCTGAAGGCTAGTACTCTTCGTCTTCCAGTTGTTGATGGTGCAAAG GCTGATGCGCAAGCTGTGAAGGAAGCAGTTAATTCAGCAGTGGATGTAATGCACACAATGACATCCTCGATATGTAATTTGCTGTCTAAG GTTGAGGGAACAAGCTCTGTGGTGTCTGAGCTTGCCAAACTTGCAACACAAGAACAAATGTTGTTGGACCAATCAAAGGATCTCTTATCCACGGTTGCAGCAATACAT GTCAAAAACTGCAGTTTGCAAACTCATATGCTTCAACGAAACCAAAAGCAGATCCCGACACAATTGTAG
- the LOC8081860 gene encoding FAD-linked sulfhydryl oxidase ERV1 isoform X2, which translates to MPLPGWNPLAPVLQTVAAFSRHILIAPDAGPDDHRLRPLLALSLSPPSPAPPRPEVLNLKKDKDAKEAPLTKEEVGRATWMLLHTIAAQFPDEPTRQQKRDAKELMHIISRLYPCKECADHFKEVLKSNPVQAGSQAEFSQWLCYVHNVVNRRIIGKVRSQGQKEEN; encoded by the exons ATGCCACTGCCGGGCTGGAATCCGCTGGCGCCCGTACTCCAGACCGTCGCCGCCTTCTCCCGCCACATCCTCATCGCCCCCGACGCCGGCCCCGATGACCACCGCCTCCGCCCCCTCCTAGCGCTCTCCCTCTCCCCGCCTTCGCCGGCACCACCGCGGCCGGAGGTTCTCAATCTCAAG AAGGATAAGGATGCCAAGGAGGCGCCCCTGACGAAGGAGGAGGTCGGCCGGGCCACGTGGATGCTGCTTCACACCATCGCAGCGCAG TTCCCTGACGAACCCACGAGGCAGCAAAAGCGGGATGCAAAGGAGTTG ATGCATATAATCTCGAGGCTATATCCTTGCAAAGAATGTGCTGATCACTTCAAGGAAGTTTTGAA ATCAAATCCTGTGCAGGCTGGATCTCAGGCTGAATTCTCCCAGTGGTTATGTTACGTGCACAACGTGGTTAATCGAAG AATCATAGGAAAAGTAAGGTCTCAGGGCCAAAAAGAGGAAAACTGA
- the LOC110433015 gene encoding uncharacterized protein LOC110433015: MKRPSVLILLIFAFVGGNLLMGIASNPRSAKNSTDPGHGSIELNGRRLKEQYTFTIRKTRGLENIRTDDYQPVDPSPSSKATIRPGPIEHGTPVLPYVPQYPPPPPASC; this comes from the exons ATGAAGCGTCCCTCTGTGCTGATTTTGCTGATATTTGCATTTGTTGGAGGAAATCTACTCATGGGCATCGCCTCTAACCCAAGAAGCGCCAAGAACTCAACAG ATCCAGGACATGGAAGCATTGAGCTAAACGGCAGGAGACTAAAG gaacaatatACCTTTACCATCCGAAAGACAAGGGGCCTGGAAAATATTAGGACGGACGACTACCAACCCGTTGATCCGAGCCCAAGCTCCAAAGCCACTATCAGGCCCGGTCCGATTGAGCACGGGACTCCGGTTCTTCCTTATGTACCGCAGTACCCACCGCCTCCGCCTGCCTCCTGTTGA
- the LOC8054225 gene encoding uncharacterized protein LOC8054225, whose protein sequence is MGYWWDRVVLPVRRAWLGVASRFGVRQTGLWRLRQEVSTCEYEDVHVMWEMLSRTTAPPPAPRRPSRFRPQPRPWGDRFRLCRGF, encoded by the exons ATGGGCTACTGGTGGGATCGCGTCGTGCTGCCGGTGCGGCGGGCCTGGCTGGGCGTCGCGTCCCGCTTCGGGGTTCGCCAAACAG GGCTGTGGAGGCTGCGGCAGGAGGTGAGCACGTGCGAGTACGAGGACGTGCACGTGATGTGGGAGATGCTGAGCCGCACCacggcgccgccgcccgcgCCCAGGCGGCCCAGCCGGTTCCGGCCGCAGCCGCGGCCGTGGGGCGACAGGTTCCGCCTCTGCCGGGGCTTCTAG
- the LOC8081861 gene encoding BTB/POZ and MATH domain-containing protein 1: MKPIVATQSASAIVADKERGRHELQIDASTLYAAAPVGAGGFLSSSPFTMGGHRWRIRYYPNGNRVETKGYVSVFLFLDQDVAEPVTARCLLTLVAETHMASVISADLLGLAVASGAVRVEGVDPPAFRALLRYAYTDSLP, translated from the exons ATGAAGCCGATCGTCGCCACGCAGTCCGCCTCCGCCATCGTCGCGGACAAAGAGCGCGGGCGCCATGAGCTCCAGATCGATGCCAGCACTCTCTACGCCGCGGCACCCGTCGGAGCAGGGGGGTTCCTCTCGTCCTCACCGTTCACCATGGGCGGCCACCGTTGGCGCATCAGGTACTACCCCAACGGCAACCGCGTGGAGACCAAGGGTTACGTTTCTGTCTTTCTCTTCCTCGACCAGGACGTTGCCGAGCCGGTGACGGCGCGGTGCCTGCTCACACTCGTGGCCGAGACCCACA TGGCGTCGGTCATCAGCGCCGATCTCCTGGGCTTGGCCGTAGCTTCCGGTGCTGTACGCGTGGAAGGCGTGGATCCGCCGGCGTTCAGGGCTCTGCTCCGATACGCCTACACCGACTCGCTGCCGTAG
- the LOC8054224 gene encoding BTB/POZ domain-containing protein At5g67385 isoform X1, whose translation MEERRLDTPAMRRISDWIMSQEFPSDITIQVGEATFNLHKLPLASRCDYIRKQVSGINGSRVTHIDLTGMPGGAAAFELVIKFCYGENFEITEDNVAMLRCAAEHLEMTDDSMGGNLAARTEAYLEAVALTSLAGAVTVLRRSEDLLPVSEEVDLVGRCVDAIAYIACNDSQFSMPMGSNTNGNAGMDVSSFKAIDDWLADELTSLRIDTFQRVLIAMKAKGFKGIALATLIMLYAQKSLRRLDTHGREKEKMDPRQEHEKRVVLETIVSLLPKEKNSLSVSFLSMLLRAALCLDTTLACRLDLEKRMAAQLGQAVLDDLLIPSSSPDAGTTFDVDAVQRILVGYLEHEAEAARLDYNTDDDFISTASPPPNDVGMVGRLLESYLAEIASDVDLPIDKFTGLAEMIPERARFNEDGMYRAIDIYLKAHPHLSEAGRKKVCRVMDCQKLSREACAHAAQNDRLPVQTVVQVLYHEQRRLREAPKHAPPPSGVSSFYGGESRAPSPPYRPAPTPSLQGRHARTVLDEVSRLQRENEELKMELLRMKMHMREPPAALPQPSGAPPPGRRPPPKKAAGGSGGFMNNVSKKLGRLNPFLRLDAVGTEPPKDRRRRRSIEW comes from the exons ATGGAGGAGAGGAGGCTCGACACGCCGGCGATGAGGAGAATCAGTGACTG GATAATGTCACAAGAATTCCCAAGCGATATTACCATCCAGGTTGGGGAGGCGACCTTCAACTTGCACAAG CTCCCGTTGGCATCGAGGTGCGACTACATACGGAAGCAGGTGTCGGGGATCAACGGCTCCAGGGTCACCCACATCGACCTCACGGGCATGCCGGGCGGCGCCGCGGCGTTCGAGCTCGTCATCAAGTTCTGCTACGGCGAGAACTTCGAGATCACGGAGGACAACGTCGCCATGCTGCGGTGCGCCGCCGAGCACCTGGAGATGACCGACGACAGCATGGGCGGGAACCTGGCCGCCAGGACGGAGGCCTACCTGGAGGCCGTGGCGCTGACGAGCCTCGCGGGCGCGGTCACCGTGCTCCGGAGGTCGGAGGACCTCCTCCCGGTGTCCGAGGAGGTGGACCTCGTCGGCAGGTGCGTCGACGCCATCGCGTACATCGCCTGCAACGACAGCCAGTTCAGCATGCCCATGGGCAGCAACACGAACGGTAACGCCGGCATGGACGTGTCGTCGTTCAAGGCCATCGATGACTGGTTGGCTGACGAGCTGACGTCGCTGCGGATTGACACGTTCCAGAGAGTCCTCATTGCCATGAAGGCGAAGGGATTCAAGGGCATTGCTCTGGCCACGCTCATCATGCTCTATGCTCAGAAGTCGCTGCGAAGACTG GACACACACGGGAGGGAGAAGGAAAAGATGGACCCGAGGCAGGAACACGAGAAGCGTGTGGTTCTTGAAACCATCGTGAGCCTGCTGCCGAAGGAGAAGAACTCCCTGTCCGTGAGCTTCCTCTCGATGCTGCTTCGGGCAGCGCTGTGCCTGGACACGACCCTGGCGTGCCGGCTCGACCTCGAGAAGCGCATGGCCGCGCAGCTCGGGCAGGCCGTGCTGGACGACCTCCTGATCCCGTCCTCCTCGCCCGACGCCGGCACCACGTTCGACGTCGACGCGGTCCAGAGGATCCTGGTCGGGTACCTGGAGCACGAGGCCGAGGCGGCCCGGCTGGACTACAACACCGACGACGACTTCATCTCGACGGCGTCGCCGCCGCCCAACGACGTTGGAATGGTCGGCAGGCTCCTGGAGTCGTACCTGGCCGagatcgcctcggacgtcgaccTGCCCATTGACAAGTTCACCGGCCTTGCCGAGATGATCCCGGAACGCGCCAGGTTCAACGAGGACGGCATGTACCGTGCCATCGACATCTACTTGAAG GCGCATCCGCATCTGAGCGAGGCCGGGCGGAAGAAGGTGTGCCGGGTGATGGACTGCCAGAAGCTGTCGCGCGAGGCGTGCGCGCACGCGGCGCAGAACGACAGGCTGCCAGTGCAGACGGTGGTGCAGGTCCTCTACCACGAGCAGCGGCGCCTGCGCGAGGCCCCTAAgcacgcgccgccgccgagcggCGTGTCGTCGTTCTACGGCGGCGAGTCCCGGGCCCCGTCGCCGCCATACAGGCCGGCGCCGACGCCGAGCCTCCAGGGCCGGCACGCCCGGACCGTGCTGGACGAGGTGTCGCGGCTGCAGCGGGAGAACGAGGAGCTCAAGATGGAGCTGCTGCGGATGAAGATGCACATGAGGGAGCCGCCCGCGGCGCTCCCGCAGCCCAGCGGCGCTCCACCGCCGgggcgccgcccgccgccgaaGAAGGCCGCGGGTGGCAGCGGGGGCTTCATGAACAACGTGTCCAAGAAGCTCGGGCGGCTGAACCCGTTCCTGCGGCTTGATGCCGTGGGCACGGAGCCGCCCAAGGATCGGAGACGGAGGCGCTCCATCGAATGGTGA
- the LOC8081859 gene encoding CASP-like protein 5A2, with the protein MFASRPVVHPLEVAAPADPAQQPPGVLMKDLPGMPGTPGGLGLRVLQLLLAAISLAAMSSTVDFASVTAFSYLIATTILQCLWSLTVAIVDIYALLVKHCLRNRRTVALFAIGDGITWAGSFSGACMAAGVTTLIDTDLDMCYENHCANFQTAVAMEFMCCFSLLPSLLLNLYSIASSRG; encoded by the exons ATGTTCGCGAGCAGGCCGGTGGTGCACCCGCTGGAGGTGGCGGCGCCCGCGGATCCGGCGCAGCAGCCGCCGGGCGTGCTGATGAAGGACCTGCCCGGGATGCCGGGGACGCCCGGCGGCCTCGGTCTCCGCGTCCTGCAGCTCCTCCTCGCAGCCATCTCGCTCGCCGCCATGTCGTCCACCGTCGACTTCGCTAGCGTCACCGCCTTCAG CTACCTCATTGCAACAACCATCTTGCAATGTTTGTGGAGCCTTACGGTAGCTATTGTGGACATATATGCACTGCTCGTTAAGCATTGTTTACGAAATCGTCGGACTGTTGCTCTTTTTGCCATTGGAGATGGG ATCACATGGGCAGGGTCCTTCTCCGGAGCATGCATGGCAGCAGGAGTCACCACCCTGATCGACACAGATCTGGACATGTGCTATGAGAACCACTGTGCTAATTTCCAGACTGCAGTAGCAATGGAGTTCATGTGCTGTTTTTCTCTCTTACCATCCCTTCTCCTGAACTTGTATTCGATCGCATCTAGTCGCGGCTAG